The genome window CTGGCGCTCCAGCCCACGCGCGGCGCTCATGTGCTGGTGTATCAATCGGCTACCACCCAAAAAGACCTCATTGCCCAATTGCAGCAGCTGCCCGACCAGGAGTTTCGGGTATACGGCTTCAACAAAGAGGAAAACCACGGCAACGTGCAGCTCCGGGCTTTCAGCGAGCAGGGCTTCCTAGAAGATTTGGCCAGTGCCCGCGCCGTAGTAACCAACGGGGGCTTTTCCCTGATCAGCGAGGCCGTGTACCTGCACAAGCCCATCTGCGCTGTGCCCATTCCGGCGCAGTTTGAGCAGTTTCTGAACGCCGCCCAAGTGCAAAAGCTCGGTTATGGCCGCCACTTCGACGCCATTACCCCCGACAACCTGAAGGCGTTTTTGTATGATATCAACCGCTTTGAGGCCGCGCTGAGTACCTACGCGCAACAGGGTAATGAGGAGCTGTTCGAGGCCCTGGAACACGTGCTGGCCAAGGTGCTGGTGGAGCCGTAAGCCAGTGCTTTTGCGCTGTTATTTCGCGCGCAGGAAGAATCCGGTTCAGCTTCTTAACCATTAACCCCGATTCCTCCCGGCACTCGGAATGACAACTGGGCTGATTTCGGCTGTTCCGATATAAACTCACCACCCGAAAAACCCATGTTGTGCCGCGCCAGGGTTCTATCTTGCGGCTTCTAGTTCTTACCCTCGAATTTGGAATGACACTACTTGCACGCTGGCAGCAGTTATTGGGCATTCGTCCTGAGGAAGGCCGCACGGTGGGGTTGTTCTTTCTGCACAACTTCCTGCTGGGCATCGGTACCATTCTGGTGTACGTTTCGGCCAACGTCATTCTGCTGGAAAACCACCCGGAGCGCAACTTGCCCCTGGCCTACGGCGCGGCTGCCGTGCTCATGATTGCAGCCGGCAAACTGTACGCCCATTTTGAGCACCACCTGGGGCTGCAACGGGTAGCGGTGCGGGTGCTGCTGGCCGTGGTAGCCCTCACAGCCGTGCTGGGTGTGCTGGTGGCGGTGGGCCACTCCGTGTTGGCCGCCGTAGTGATTATGGCGGGCTACCGCGTGATTTACCTGCTGACTAACCTGGAATTCTGGGGGGTGTCGGCGGTGGTGTTCGATGTGCGCCAGGGCCGGCGCCTGTTCAGTGTCATCAGCTCCGGCGACATGCCCGCCAAGGCCCTCGGGGCCGTGCTAGCCATCCTGATTCATCATCATACGGAGCTGTTGTGGCTGCTACTGACTGCTTTTGGAGCTTACATGGGCGCTCTGCTGGTGTTACAGCAAACCAACCGCTCCCATTTAGTAGAAGCTCGCTCGGCGGCCCGCGCCCTGCGCACCGAAGCCGTGGCCCCGCGCCTGCAGCGCTGGTTCGGGAGCAGCCGCTTGGTCCTGACGATGTGCCTGAGCATGCTGGCGCTGGCGGCCGTTACTACGGGCATTGAGTACTCGTTTTTTGTGAATGTAAAGCACCGCTTCCACGACCAAGCCCTGGTAATGCGCTACGTGGGCGGCGTGCTGGCTGTGGCCTATCTGCTGGCCCTGGTGGTAAAGCTGCTGCTAACCGGTCAGGTACTGAATAGGGTAGGGGTGCGCGGGGTGTTACTGGCCCTGCCGGCAGTGCTACTGGCTGGCTTGGGTCTGTTTGGCCTGCTGCCTTCCGCCGCACCCGATACGTTGGTGTTGTATTTCTGCGGCCTGTTTATCACGCTGGAAGTGCTGCGCCGCGCCGTCTTCGATCCGGTGTTTCTGGTGCTGTTTCAGCCTCTGCCCGCAGCGGAGCGCCTCGAAGCCCATACCCTGGCCAAGGGCTTGTATGAGCCGCTGGGCATGGGGTTAGCTGGGGTGCTGCTGTTTCTGCTGTCCAACCAGCGCGGCCTTACCTTCGGCTGGATGGGCCTGCTGGTGCTGGTGGCTCTGTTTTTTCTGCACCGCACTTACGGCCACTACCTGGCTGAACTGCAACATGCCGTTAGTCGCCGGTTTGGCGCGGCGGAAGATGGATTGGACATCAAGGAGAAAGCGCCCCTGAATGGAACCCAAGCGGTAGTAACTTCCGCGGATATTCAGCTGCACATTGCGGCCCTGGCCGATAAAGCAACCCGCGCGGCAGCCACCGACACTCTGCTTACTTTGGGGGAGCAGGCCCTGCCGGAGCTGCTGGCAACCTTGCAAACCAGCACCGATGAAACGACTATCCGGCGGGTAGCGCAGTTGTGCGGGCACTTGCGGCTGCCGGCCAGCCGGCGGGGGCTGGTAACACTGGCCCGGCAGCCCCACCTGTTCCGGCGCGAGGCGGCATTGCGGGTTCTGCGGGGCTTTGCGCCAGCCCCCGCCGATGCGCCCATTTTTCAGGCCCTCGTACAGGAGGAATTGCGCCTCGCCCAACAGCTGCTCCACGGCCTGGCCGCCACCCACGACAAAGCCGTGCGGGCCAGCCTGGATTACGAGGTAGCCCGCGTGCAGCAGCGAATGTTCGGGTTGCTCCAGCAGTTGTACCCGCCCCACCTCATTGCTGATGCCCAGCGCGGCGTAGCTCACGCTACCCGGGAGCGGCAGGCCAACGCCCTGGAGGTACTCGACAACCTGATTCCGCGGCCCGTGTACCAGGGCCTGCAAATCCTGTTGGAGGTAGCCACCGTCGCGGAAAAAGCCCGCGCTTTTGATGCCTTGCTGGGCCCGCCCGCCGCTCCGCAGCCCTTGCCCATCACCATTATCCAGCGGGGAGAAGCCGCCTTCACCGACTGGACCATCAGTTTGGCTTTGCAACACTGGCAGCCCACTGCCGCCACGACAACGCTGCTGCTACCTCACCTGCACACCCCTAACCTGCTAATCCGGGAAACGGCGCTGGGCGTGCTGGCCAGGCTGGCCCAGCAGCAACCCGCAGCGCATACGCACTTATTGGCCCATCACCCTGACCTTGCCTCTTCGCTTATGAGCCATTCCGCTACTACCACCGCGCATATACCGGCCACTGAGCGGGTAGCCGTGCTGCAGCGCACCGCCTTATTTGCGGCCACCCCGGCCAACGTGCTCAGCAGCATTGTGCCCATCATGAAGGAGGTGGAGTTTGCGGCGGGCCACCAGATTTTCGCCAAGGGCGACCTGGGTACTTCGCTTTTTATTGTGCACGAGGGCGAGGTAGGCATCTTTACTGGCTCCCAGCAGCTGGCTACCTTCCGCAAGGGCGAATTTTTCGGTGAGCTGGCTCTGTTAGATGCGGAGCCTCGCTCGGCCTCCGCTGTAGCGCAAACTCCGGTGGTAGCCTTCCGCCTAGATCAGGAAGACTTTTACGACGTGATGGAGGAGCGTGGCGAAGTGCTACGTAACATTCTGCGCGTGCTCTGCCAGCGCCTGCGCCTGCAAAACGAAAAGGTGCAGGCCTGAGGAGAGCAGTGCTTAGGGCTTCTGCCAGAACGCAGCCGCATTGCTGGTGGCGTAGGTGGTAAGGGTGGTCTTATTGACTTGCATAGCCCTGAGCGGCTGTGGTTTGGCGCTGAGCGGCACCAGCCGGATGTACTCGATGCGCTTGCCGTCGGCGCGGGTTTCGGCGTTGTACTCGCTGCTCACGGGCGTCTCTAGCTGGTAGAGATTTTTGGCCATGTAGCTGTACAGGTATTCCTCCTTGGTCGTGGTTTGCTTGTGGTTCCAGTTGGCGGTGGGGTTTAGCAGCAGGGGCTTGCCGTTGAGCAGCCGCTCACGCACTTCCTCAATGCTGAGCAGATTGCCTTGCTCGTTCATCACGTAGGCGTCGTGGGTAGGGTCCATGTACAGCCACTTCTGCTGGCTCACGGAGTACACCGAGTTGATGACGTGGCTATCCACATCGGCCGTGTCTTTGGGCAGGCAGCCGATAAAGCGGGCCTTGAAGCCCATGGCCAGGTAGGCCTCGTTCAGTACCGTGGCCAGACCCCGGCAGTTGAGCCCGCGCTTTTCCCGCTGGCAGACCGTAATGAAATCCTGGGCGTTGCGCAGGCGCGGGTTTTCGTGGTTGCCGTCGTGGGGCACCAGCTCGTGCACCCAGTGCATCAGGTTAATCATCTGCGATACGTCTGTGCCGGCGCCCGCAATCGAGTCTAGCTTATACGTTTTGCGCA of Hymenobacter sublimis contains these proteins:
- a CDS encoding transglutaminase-like domain-containing protein; this encodes MKRFLIVLLGLLLGGSGLRAQQATTPQEFQAYSAGMHAKIKPLTAAKQYQQALVLYGQWHQAYDALPQPTKQEFRGLKANLYYNEACYNSLAKDRATAVAKFQGAVAAGYQNYAHASSDTDLDFIRADERFQRALLAVREKGDYRYILQQTQGYATQGGPALPAFRYQSAGEAHLAQLRKTYKLDSIAGAGTDVSQMINLMHWVHELVPHDGNHENPRLRNAQDFITVCQREKRGLNCRGLATVLNEAYLAMGFKARFIGCLPKDTADVDSHVINSVYSVSQQKWLYMDPTHDAYVMNEQGNLLSIEEVRERLLNGKPLLLNPTANWNHKQTTTKEEYLYSYMAKNLYQLETPVSSEYNAETRADGKRIEYIRLVPLSAKPQPLRAMQVNKTTLTTYATSNAAAFWQKP
- a CDS encoding cyclic nucleotide-binding domain-containing protein, with protein sequence MTLLARWQQLLGIRPEEGRTVGLFFLHNFLLGIGTILVYVSANVILLENHPERNLPLAYGAAAVLMIAAGKLYAHFEHHLGLQRVAVRVLLAVVALTAVLGVLVAVGHSVLAAVVIMAGYRVIYLLTNLEFWGVSAVVFDVRQGRRLFSVISSGDMPAKALGAVLAILIHHHTELLWLLLTAFGAYMGALLVLQQTNRSHLVEARSAARALRTEAVAPRLQRWFGSSRLVLTMCLSMLALAAVTTGIEYSFFVNVKHRFHDQALVMRYVGGVLAVAYLLALVVKLLLTGQVLNRVGVRGVLLALPAVLLAGLGLFGLLPSAAPDTLVLYFCGLFITLEVLRRAVFDPVFLVLFQPLPAAERLEAHTLAKGLYEPLGMGLAGVLLFLLSNQRGLTFGWMGLLVLVALFFLHRTYGHYLAELQHAVSRRFGAAEDGLDIKEKAPLNGTQAVVTSADIQLHIAALADKATRAAATDTLLTLGEQALPELLATLQTSTDETTIRRVAQLCGHLRLPASRRGLVTLARQPHLFRREAALRVLRGFAPAPADAPIFQALVQEELRLAQQLLHGLAATHDKAVRASLDYEVARVQQRMFGLLQQLYPPHLIADAQRGVAHATRERQANALEVLDNLIPRPVYQGLQILLEVATVAEKARAFDALLGPPAAPQPLPITIIQRGEAAFTDWTISLALQHWQPTAATTTLLLPHLHTPNLLIRETALGVLARLAQQQPAAHTHLLAHHPDLASSLMSHSATTTAHIPATERVAVLQRTALFAATPANVLSSIVPIMKEVEFAAGHQIFAKGDLGTSLFIVHEGEVGIFTGSQQLATFRKGEFFGELALLDAEPRSASAVAQTPVVAFRLDQEDFYDVMEERGEVLRNILRVLCQRLRLQNEKVQA